The following are encoded together in the Cyanobacterium aponinum PCC 10605 genome:
- the hisD gene encoding histidinol dehydrogenase, with protein MLRIITDQGEARQELQRISERTYHENIETQSATVREIIATVKKNGDRALLEYTEKFDGQVIPPEKLKVSGSEIDAAYQQISPDLLQAIKLAATKIEAFHQQRTPKSWVQFAEDNVVLGRRYTPVDRAGLYVPGGRASYPSTVLMNAIPAKVAQVPRIVMVTPPSEGGKINPAVLVAASEAGVTEIYRVGGAQAVAALAYGTETIPRVDVITGPGNIYVTLAKKEVYGRVGIDSLAGPSEVLIIADSQANPVHVAVDLLAQAEHDPMAAAILVTDSELLAQQVQAEVDQQLENHPRRTLTEKAIAHYGVIILTKNLTEAAELSNLFAPEHLELEVESPWDLLEHIRHAGAIFLGNSSPEAVGDYLAGPNHTLPTSGAARYASALGVETFMKYSSIIEYSPSALQKVSKAIIDLTIAEGLPSHGNSVKYRTK; from the coding sequence ATGTTGCGAATAATAACAGACCAAGGCGAAGCACGACAAGAATTGCAACGGATTAGTGAGCGGACTTATCATGAAAACATAGAAACACAATCGGCAACGGTGCGAGAAATTATCGCTACAGTCAAGAAAAATGGCGATCGCGCCCTTTTGGAATATACAGAAAAATTCGATGGACAAGTAATTCCGCCCGAAAAACTGAAAGTAAGTGGCTCAGAAATTGATGCGGCTTATCAACAGATTTCCCCTGATTTACTTCAGGCAATAAAATTGGCAGCAACAAAAATCGAGGCTTTTCACCAACAACGCACCCCCAAATCATGGGTACAATTTGCAGAGGATAATGTGGTATTGGGCAGACGTTATACCCCCGTTGATAGAGCAGGTTTATATGTACCAGGGGGAAGAGCTTCTTATCCTAGCACCGTGTTAATGAATGCCATACCCGCCAAAGTTGCTCAAGTGCCTCGTATTGTAATGGTGACACCCCCTTCAGAAGGTGGTAAAATCAACCCCGCAGTTTTAGTGGCCGCTAGTGAAGCAGGAGTAACAGAAATTTATCGAGTAGGTGGGGCGCAGGCTGTGGCGGCATTAGCTTATGGTACAGAAACTATTCCTAGAGTGGATGTCATCACTGGTCCTGGAAATATATATGTAACCCTAGCAAAAAAAGAAGTATATGGCAGAGTCGGCATTGATTCTTTAGCAGGTCCTAGCGAAGTTTTAATTATTGCTGATAGTCAAGCGAATCCAGTACATGTGGCTGTTGATTTATTAGCCCAAGCAGAGCATGATCCCATGGCGGCGGCTATATTAGTTACAGATAGTGAGTTATTAGCTCAACAAGTCCAAGCTGAAGTTGACCAACAGTTAGAAAATCATCCCCGTCGTACTCTTACTGAAAAAGCAATTGCCCATTATGGGGTAATTATTCTTACGAAAAATTTAACCGAAGCCGCCGAACTATCAAACTTATTCGCTCCTGAACATTTAGAGCTAGAAGTAGAATCTCCTTGGGATTTATTAGAGCATATTCGCCATGCCGGGGCTATTTTCTTAGGTAATTCTTCCCCTGAAGCGGTAGGAGACTATTTAGCGGGGCCTAATCATACTTTACCAACTTCTGGAGCGGCTCGTTACGCTTCTGCTTTAGGAGTAGAAACTTTCATGAAATACTCAAGCATCATCGAATATAGTCCATCTGCTTTACAAAAAGTGTCTAAGGCAATTATTGATTTAACTATTGCAGAGGGTTTACCATCCCATGGTAATTCGGTGAAATATCGCACAAAATAA
- a CDS encoding B12-binding domain-containing radical SAM protein: MKVLLLYPLFPKTFWSYDRFMEVAGLKALIPPLGIITIASLLPQDWEIRFFDRNVGMERENDWAWCDLVILSAMMVQKKDFHYLIRKAVDMGKKVAVGGPYPTSLPHEALDSGADYLILDEGEITILQFLEAIATGQEKGIFRATEKPDVTLSPMPRFDLLKRDDYLMMSIQFSRGCPFNCEFCDIISLYGRKPRTKSVVQVLSELQYLYDLGWRRSVFIVDDNFIGNQRNVKQLLRSLIPWMQKRNYPFTFLTEASVNLAEDSELLELMTQAGFFGVFLGIETPDQDSLEVTSKYQNTRNPLAESCRKINQAGLMIYAGFIMGFDGERAGAGKRIQSFVEQTSIPQPMLGILQALPNTALWNRLKQEQRLIEDKGVVEYGDQNTLMNFVPTRPISEIAYEYLDALWQMYEPTSYLKRCFQQCLNITPNPNSQQQIYFPIDKMLRIVAQLIWKQGLLMPDIRQQFWQQFWIMLKTRPQFLSLYLGLCALGEHFWEYRQLAKERIIHQLGYDPLTTRL, translated from the coding sequence GTGAAAGTTTTGTTATTATACCCTCTCTTCCCCAAAACGTTTTGGTCTTATGACCGATTTATGGAAGTAGCGGGTCTCAAAGCATTAATTCCACCTCTAGGTATTATTACGATCGCATCCTTATTACCTCAAGACTGGGAAATTCGTTTTTTTGATCGTAATGTTGGAATGGAAAGGGAGAATGACTGGGCATGGTGCGATCTTGTTATCCTTTCAGCGATGATGGTTCAAAAAAAGGATTTTCATTATTTAATTCGTAAAGCCGTTGATATGGGTAAAAAAGTAGCCGTTGGTGGTCCTTATCCTACATCCTTACCTCATGAAGCATTAGATTCTGGGGCTGACTATCTAATTTTAGATGAAGGGGAAATTACCATCCTACAATTTTTAGAAGCGATCGCCACAGGACAGGAAAAAGGAATTTTCCGAGCCACAGAAAAACCCGATGTCACCCTTAGTCCAATGCCTCGTTTTGATCTATTGAAACGTGATGATTATCTGATGATGTCAATCCAATTTTCTCGTGGCTGTCCTTTCAACTGTGAGTTTTGCGATATTATTTCACTTTATGGACGTAAACCCCGCACAAAAAGTGTGGTGCAAGTTCTTTCTGAATTGCAGTATCTTTATGATTTAGGATGGCGTAGATCCGTTTTTATCGTGGATGATAATTTTATCGGTAATCAACGGAATGTAAAACAGTTATTGCGTAGTCTTATTCCTTGGATGCAAAAACGAAACTATCCCTTCACTTTTTTAACAGAAGCATCCGTTAATTTAGCTGAAGACTCCGAATTACTGGAATTAATGACTCAAGCGGGATTTTTTGGTGTCTTTTTGGGTATAGAAACCCCTGATCAAGATAGTTTGGAGGTAACGAGTAAATATCAAAACACTCGTAATCCCCTAGCAGAATCCTGTCGCAAGATTAATCAAGCTGGTTTAATGATTTATGCCGGTTTTATCATGGGTTTTGACGGAGAAAGGGCTGGTGCAGGTAAAAGAATTCAATCTTTTGTGGAACAAACATCTATTCCGCAACCAATGTTAGGAATTTTACAAGCACTTCCGAATACTGCTTTATGGAATCGTTTAAAACAAGAGCAAAGATTGATTGAAGACAAGGGCGTTGTAGAATATGGAGATCAAAACACACTGATGAATTTTGTCCCCACTCGCCCCATTAGTGAAATTGCCTATGAGTATCTTGACGCTTTATGGCAAATGTATGAACCTACTTCATATCTCAAACGTTGTTTTCAACAATGTCTTAACATAACACCCAACCCTAATTCACAACAGCAAATTTATTTCCCTATTGATAAAATGCTTCGAATCGTTGCCCAGTTAATTTGGAAACAGGGGCTATTGATGCCTGATATACGACAACAGTTTTGGCAACAATTTTGGATTATGCTTAAGACTCGTCCTCAATTTTTGAGTCTCTACTTGGGATTATGTGCTTTAGGAGAGCATTTTTGGGAATATCGACAATTAGCAAAAGAGAGAATTATTCACCAACTTGGTTATGATCCTTTGACGACAAGGTTATAA
- a CDS encoding SDR family NAD(P)-dependent oxidoreductase — MGKNILVIGGNKGIGEGFVHKLMSYSDVEILFVTYRCRETAQNLFNLVDLYPQKIIPLEVDVTQEGAIASSSKTIQSHVDKLHLVINCVGILHEENLFPEKSLKHINSDNLLRYFQVNTIPTALWAKHLMPLFKHSDKTIFAIISAKVGSIEDNRLGGWYGYRASKAALNMLIKNIAIEYNRVVKNTTVVALHPGTTDTNLSKPFQANVSPEKLFSVEKCTQQLLSIINHLTPENNGQFVNWDGNILPW; from the coding sequence ATGGGTAAAAATATTTTAGTTATTGGTGGAAATAAGGGCATTGGCGAAGGATTTGTTCATAAATTGATGTCTTACTCTGATGTAGAAATTCTTTTTGTTACTTACCGTTGTCGTGAAACTGCCCAAAATTTGTTTAATCTTGTTGACCTATACCCCCAAAAAATTATTCCCCTTGAAGTTGATGTGACCCAAGAAGGTGCGATCGCATCTTCTTCAAAAACAATCCAATCTCATGTGGATAAACTTCATTTAGTCATTAACTGTGTTGGTATTTTACACGAGGAAAACTTATTTCCTGAAAAGAGTTTAAAACATATCAACTCCGATAATTTACTCCGCTACTTTCAAGTAAATACTATTCCTACTGCTTTATGGGCAAAACATCTCATGCCCCTGTTTAAACATTCAGACAAGACTATTTTCGCTATTATTTCCGCAAAGGTAGGTAGTATTGAAGATAATCGCCTTGGCGGTTGGTATGGCTATCGTGCCTCTAAAGCGGCTTTAAATATGCTCATCAAAAATATTGCCATTGAATATAATCGGGTAGTCAAAAACACCACCGTGGTAGCCTTACACCCGGGTACAACCGACACCAATTTATCGAAACCTTTTCAAGCAAATGTATCCCCAGAAAAATTATTTTCCGTTGAAAAATGCACTCAACAGTTATTATCCATAATCAATCATCTCACCCCAGAAAATAACGGTCAATTTGTAAATTGGGATGGTAATATTTTGCCGTGGTGA
- the hisH gene encoding imidazole glycerol phosphate synthase subunit HisH yields MTKIAVIDYDMGNLHSACKGLEKAGANPIITDSPQVIAQADGVVLPGVGSFDPAMQHLQQRDLVTPIQNFVKSGKPFLGICLGLQILFESSEEGKESGLGIIKGQVKRFQSEPDLTIPHMGWNNLDLIQANHPLWKNLPVSPYVYFVHSYFVSPRDSQVIAAQVTHGSQTVTAAIAFENIMAVQFHPEKSSDYGLQILTNFVDFVKK; encoded by the coding sequence ATGACTAAAATTGCCGTAATAGACTATGATATGGGAAATTTACACTCCGCCTGTAAGGGGCTAGAAAAAGCAGGGGCAAATCCTATTATTACTGATTCACCTCAAGTAATTGCCCAAGCTGATGGAGTGGTTTTACCCGGAGTAGGATCATTTGATCCAGCAATGCAACATCTGCAACAAAGAGACTTAGTAACACCGATTCAGAATTTTGTAAAAAGTGGTAAGCCTTTTTTGGGTATTTGCTTGGGATTACAGATTTTATTTGAGTCATCAGAAGAAGGTAAAGAGTCTGGTTTAGGTATTATTAAAGGTCAAGTTAAGCGTTTTCAATCTGAACCAGATTTAACAATTCCTCACATGGGATGGAACAATTTAGACTTAATTCAGGCAAATCACCCCCTTTGGAAAAATCTTCCTGTATCTCCTTACGTTTACTTTGTTCATTCTTATTTTGTTTCTCCTCGTGATTCTCAGGTTATTGCCGCACAGGTTACTCATGGCTCACAAACTGTAACGGCTGCGATCGCATTTGAAAATATTATGGCCGTACAATTCCACCCAGAAAAATCATCTGATTACGGATTACAAATTCTCACTAATTTTGTTGATTTTGTCAAAAAATAA
- a CDS encoding glycogen/starch/alpha-glucan phosphorylase, whose protein sequence is MIKKTTSGLFRNNSAKEEPTIRVEDDRTGMSSETLKRAFLDNLFYIQGINRSDASNYDYYVALAYTIRDRLLHRFLKTTDTYKKNRTKIVCYLSAEFLMGRHLGNNLVNLDIYQEIEEVLKELGLDLEELLEQEPDPGLGNGGLGRLAACFLDSLASLEIPAIGYGIRYEFGIFYQLIRDGWQAEIPDNWLRFGNPWELPRPDETVEIKLGGHTQGYHDSKGQYRVSWIPDRTVVAIPHDTPVPGYKTNTVNPLRLWKAEASEAFNFEAFNAGNYDRAVEEKINSETISKVLYPNDNTPAGKELRLAQQYFFVSASLQDLIRLHLRNNTSLDNFHERFAIQLNDTHPAIAVAELMRLLIDEHGMEWTQAWDITQKTLSYTNHTLMPEALEKWSVNLMEKLLPRHMEIIYHINHLFLENVRSWYHENHEIIDQVSLIEEGEDKKVRMAHLACVGSHAINGVAALHTELLKQDTLRAFAFLWPEKFFNKTNGVTPRRWILLSNPLLSKLITSKIGDGWLKDLNQMRQLEKFVDDAQFCSEWREIKKANKQRLAEHIFKKLGIEVDVNSIFDVQVKRIHEYKRQHLMVLHIIDLYNRIKRNPDADIYPRTFIFGGKAAPGYFMAKLIIKLVNSVAEVVNSDPDVRGRLKVIFLPNFNVSLGQKIYPAADLSEQVSTAGKEASGTGNMKFAMNGALTIGTLDGANIEIREEAGAENFFLFGLTAEEVYRRKAEGYNPHSYYEQNQELRDVIDRIKDGTFSHGNTELFKPIVDQLLYDDPYMLMADYHSYIECQKQVAITYRDQEKWTRMAILNSARMGKFSSDRTIKEYCDEIWKVSPVKIKLES, encoded by the coding sequence ATGATTAAGAAAACCACATCCGGTCTATTTCGTAACAATTCTGCAAAAGAAGAACCTACGATAAGAGTAGAGGACGATCGCACCGGGATGAGTTCAGAAACCTTGAAAAGAGCGTTTTTGGACAACTTATTTTATATTCAGGGCATAAATCGTTCTGATGCTAGTAATTACGACTATTACGTCGCTTTAGCTTATACCATAAGAGATAGATTACTACACCGCTTCTTAAAAACAACAGATACCTACAAAAAAAATCGCACCAAAATAGTGTGTTATCTATCCGCAGAATTTTTGATGGGTCGTCACCTAGGCAATAATTTAGTTAATCTCGACATTTATCAAGAAATCGAAGAAGTATTAAAAGAATTAGGACTAGACTTAGAGGAATTATTAGAACAAGAACCAGACCCCGGATTAGGAAACGGTGGTTTAGGAAGATTAGCGGCTTGTTTCTTAGATTCTCTGGCTTCTTTGGAAATTCCCGCTATTGGTTACGGGATTCGTTATGAATTCGGCATTTTTTACCAATTAATTAGAGATGGTTGGCAAGCAGAAATTCCTGATAACTGGTTAAGATTTGGCAACCCTTGGGAATTACCACGTCCCGATGAAACCGTAGAAATCAAACTCGGTGGCCATACTCAAGGTTATCACGACAGTAAAGGACAGTATAGGGTATCTTGGATTCCTGATCGTACCGTTGTCGCTATTCCCCATGATACTCCCGTGCCGGGTTACAAAACCAATACCGTTAACCCCTTAAGATTGTGGAAAGCAGAAGCGAGTGAAGCCTTTAACTTTGAAGCCTTTAACGCAGGAAACTACGATCGCGCCGTTGAAGAAAAAATCAACTCAGAAACTATTTCCAAAGTTCTTTACCCCAACGATAACACCCCCGCAGGGAAAGAATTAAGACTAGCACAACAATACTTTTTTGTCTCTGCATCTTTGCAAGACCTAATTCGCTTACATCTACGTAACAACACCAGTTTAGACAACTTCCACGAACGCTTTGCCATTCAACTTAATGATACTCATCCAGCCATCGCCGTTGCTGAATTAATGCGTCTTTTAATAGATGAACACGGTATGGAATGGACACAAGCATGGGATATTACTCAAAAAACCCTTTCTTATACTAACCATACCCTGATGCCAGAAGCATTGGAAAAATGGTCTGTTAATCTCATGGAAAAACTTCTACCTCGTCACATGGAGATTATTTACCATATCAATCATCTTTTCCTCGAAAATGTACGTTCTTGGTATCATGAAAACCATGAAATTATCGATCAAGTATCCTTAATTGAAGAAGGAGAAGATAAAAAAGTCCGCATGGCACACCTAGCTTGTGTAGGAAGTCACGCCATTAATGGTGTTGCCGCCTTACATACAGAGTTGTTAAAACAAGACACTCTACGCGCTTTTGCTTTCTTGTGGCCCGAAAAATTCTTTAACAAAACCAATGGAGTTACCCCCCGTCGTTGGATTTTACTCAGTAACCCCCTCTTATCTAAACTAATTACCTCAAAAATTGGTGATGGTTGGTTAAAAGACTTAAACCAAATGCGTCAACTAGAAAAATTTGTTGATGATGCACAATTTTGCAGTGAATGGCGGGAAATCAAAAAAGCTAATAAACAACGTTTAGCAGAACACATTTTCAAAAAATTAGGTATCGAAGTCGATGTTAATTCCATCTTTGATGTACAAGTGAAACGCATTCATGAATATAAACGTCAACACTTGATGGTATTGCATATAATTGACCTCTATAACCGCATTAAACGCAACCCAGACGCTGATATTTACCCTCGCACCTTCATTTTTGGCGGAAAAGCGGCTCCGGGCTACTTTATGGCGAAATTAATTATTAAATTAGTTAACAGTGTCGCAGAAGTTGTTAACTCTGATCCTGATGTGCGAGGACGCTTAAAAGTAATTTTCTTACCTAACTTTAACGTTTCTCTGGGACAAAAAATCTACCCTGCCGCCGACTTATCAGAACAGGTTTCCACCGCAGGAAAAGAGGCTTCAGGAACTGGTAATATGAAATTTGCCATGAATGGGGCGTTAACTATTGGTACTTTAGATGGTGCTAATATTGAAATTCGAGAAGAAGCGGGTGCAGAAAATTTCTTCCTCTTTGGTTTAACCGCCGAAGAAGTCTATCGTCGTAAAGCAGAAGGTTATAATCCCCACTCTTACTATGAACAAAATCAAGAATTACGGGATGTAATTGATCGCATTAAAGATGGTACATTTAGTCACGGTAACACCGAACTATTTAAGCCTATTGTCGATCAACTCTTATATGATGATCCTTATATGCTAATGGCAGACTATCACTCCTATATTGAATGTCAAAAACAAGTTGCGATAACTTACAGAGATCAAGAAAAATGGACGAGAATGGCTATACTCAATAGTGCCAGAATGGGTAAATTTTCGAGCGATCGCACCATTAAAGAATATTGCGATGAAATCTGGAAAGTCAGTCCCGTTAAAATTAAACTAGAATCCTAG
- a CDS encoding M48 family metallopeptidase, whose product MSFKSPIIENKNPEPNKRQLLTIFFLFGGTLTFLIFLIFYLFNQLIYLVPLEVEEKIGNLIIEQIAPEKENSNISQQLNVLVDEIETLLPNKNNVKRNYEVIYVPENTVNALAIPGNKIVVYEGLLKELKSENELVMILGHEIGHFAHRDHLRSLGNMLLFKLIISSIIGDLDIFSSGVDLANVIINTQYSQRQEMKADEFGLDILNKYYGHVGGAIAFFETLEKKENNSNKLSFFSSHPSPQNRIKNLRKIIEKKDYIESQPQELNILQD is encoded by the coding sequence ATGTCTTTTAAATCCCCCATTATTGAGAATAAAAATCCTGAACCAAATAAGCGTCAATTATTAACAATATTTTTTCTATTTGGGGGAACATTAACTTTTTTAATTTTCTTAATTTTTTATTTATTTAACCAACTGATTTATTTAGTTCCCCTTGAAGTTGAGGAAAAAATAGGTAATTTAATTATTGAACAAATTGCCCCTGAAAAAGAAAACTCAAATATCTCTCAACAACTAAATGTGCTTGTTGATGAAATCGAAACATTATTACCTAATAAAAATAATGTAAAAAGAAATTATGAAGTTATTTATGTTCCTGAAAATACAGTCAATGCCTTAGCTATACCCGGGAATAAGATTGTAGTTTATGAAGGATTATTAAAAGAATTAAAATCAGAAAATGAATTGGTAATGATTTTAGGTCATGAAATAGGACATTTTGCCCATCGAGACCATTTAAGAAGTTTGGGAAATATGCTCTTATTTAAATTAATAATTAGTTCAATTATTGGTGATTTAGATATTTTTAGTTCTGGAGTTGATCTTGCTAATGTTATTATTAATACTCAATATTCTCAAAGACAAGAAATGAAAGCAGATGAATTTGGATTAGATATTTTAAATAAATATTATGGTCATGTAGGAGGTGCGATCGCATTTTTTGAAACTTTAGAAAAGAAAGAAAATAATTCAAATAAACTGTCCTTTTTCTCAAGTCACCCATCTCCCCAAAATAGAATTAAAAACCTACGAAAAATTATTGAAAAAAAAGATTATATCGAAAGCCAACCGCAAGAGCTTAACATCTTACAAGATTAA
- a CDS encoding 16S rRNA (uracil(1498)-N(3))-methyltransferase — protein sequence MLWKDFHLYRLVIDPQQKQGNCIILKSDQEHYLRRVVRLNSGDDFIAMDGRGNCWQVKLTVTGNEIVTSFRENRELTTAVSLIVALPKGSGFEDIIRCTTELGVTKLYPAISDRTLLKPKENKLERWRKIALEAVEQSERQILPYIAEPMPIKVLFEQFKLNNNPKYIASARSNAPHLMEFCQQDFQDNPPSEIIIATGCEGGWTPKEIENAIASGFQEVSLGKRILRAITAPIMVMALVASYSEIFELKSE from the coding sequence TTGTTATGGAAGGATTTTCATTTGTATCGTTTAGTTATTGACCCTCAACAGAAACAAGGTAATTGTATCATCTTAAAATCAGATCAAGAGCATTATTTACGTAGGGTAGTGCGGTTAAATAGTGGTGATGATTTTATTGCTATGGATGGTAGGGGTAATTGTTGGCAGGTAAAATTAACGGTGACTGGTAACGAAATTGTTACATCTTTTCGGGAAAATAGGGAGTTAACTACGGCGGTGAGTTTGATTGTGGCTTTGCCAAAGGGTAGCGGTTTTGAAGATATTATTCGTTGCACTACAGAGTTAGGGGTTACTAAATTATACCCTGCTATAAGCGATCGCACTTTATTAAAACCAAAGGAAAATAAATTAGAAAGATGGCGAAAAATTGCCTTAGAAGCGGTTGAACAGTCAGAAAGACAAATTTTGCCCTATATTGCTGAACCAATGCCTATAAAAGTGCTATTTGAGCAATTTAAACTAAATAATAACCCAAAATATATTGCTTCCGCCCGGAGTAACGCCCCTCATTTAATGGAGTTTTGTCAACAAGATTTTCAAGATAATCCTCCCTCAGAAATAATTATTGCCACTGGTTGTGAAGGAGGTTGGACTCCTAAGGAAATAGAAAATGCGATCGCATCTGGTTTTCAAGAGGTGTCTTTAGGAAAAAGAATTTTAAGGGCGATTACTGCCCCAATTATGGTAATGGCTTTAGTTGCTTCTTACAGTGAAATATTTGAGCTAAAATCAGAATAG
- the bchM gene encoding magnesium protoporphyrin IX methyltransferase — translation MVNTTKKTIDDKTVVKEYFNATGFERWRNIYGEGKVNKVQLDIRQGHQQTIDTVVSWLKDDGNLSQLSICDAGCGVGSLTLPLAQEGATVYASDISAKMVGEAAERIKQVMKNPRNIRLGVQDLESIRGSYDTVICLDVLIHYPTEDAAKMINHLSSLTKSRLILSFAPKTFFLTLLKRIGEFFPGPSKTTRAYQHKEEDIVKILQDNGFQIKRTGMTSTSFYYSRILEAVR, via the coding sequence ATGGTCAATACGACAAAAAAAACCATAGACGATAAAACCGTTGTCAAAGAATATTTTAACGCCACCGGTTTCGAGCGCTGGCGTAATATTTACGGCGAAGGAAAAGTTAATAAAGTGCAATTAGACATCCGCCAAGGGCATCAACAAACCATTGACACCGTTGTTAGTTGGCTTAAAGATGACGGTAACTTATCTCAACTCTCAATTTGTGACGCAGGATGTGGAGTCGGAAGTTTAACCCTTCCCCTTGCCCAAGAAGGTGCAACAGTTTACGCTAGCGATATTTCCGCCAAAATGGTAGGAGAAGCCGCAGAAAGAATTAAACAAGTGATGAAAAATCCCCGCAATATTAGATTGGGGGTGCAAGATTTAGAATCTATTAGGGGAAGTTATGACACGGTTATCTGTTTAGATGTTCTCATTCACTATCCCACAGAAGATGCCGCAAAAATGATTAATCACCTATCATCCCTAACAAAATCTCGATTGATTCTTAGCTTTGCTCCTAAAACTTTCTTTCTGACTCTATTAAAACGCATTGGTGAATTTTTCCCTGGCCCCAGCAAGACAACCCGTGCCTATCAACATAAAGAGGAAGATATTGTTAAAATCCTTCAAGATAACGGCTTTCAAATTAAACGCACTGGTATGACGAGTACAAGTTTTTATTATTCTCGCATTTTAGAGGCAGTCAGATAA